A window of the Streptomyces sp. NBC_00250 genome harbors these coding sequences:
- a CDS encoding ABC transporter permease — MLLDVNATFGAVLAVLLCLAAGTVALARLGRARDTLVAGTRAAVQLVAVSLVIGWVVRSLPLLLCFLLLMYAVAVRTAGRRVVPAPGGAWLWAAVPIAAGVVPVVVALLLTGLVPVRGITLIPVTGILIGGALTVTVLSGRRALDELATRKGEVEAGLALGLQEREARLEVAREAASDALLPGMDQTRTVGLVTLPGAFVGMLLGGASPLRAGAVQLFVLVALLLVQAVAVAVTLELVARGRLRREWEPRSRET; from the coding sequence GTGCTTCTGGACGTCAACGCGACCTTCGGGGCCGTACTGGCCGTGCTGCTCTGCCTCGCCGCCGGAACGGTCGCGCTCGCCCGGCTCGGGCGCGCCCGTGACACGCTCGTCGCCGGAACCCGCGCCGCCGTCCAGCTCGTCGCCGTCTCCCTCGTCATCGGCTGGGTCGTCCGCTCGCTGCCGTTGCTGCTCTGCTTCCTGCTGCTGATGTACGCGGTGGCGGTCCGGACCGCCGGCCGACGCGTCGTCCCCGCGCCCGGCGGCGCGTGGCTGTGGGCTGCGGTCCCGATCGCCGCCGGTGTCGTACCTGTCGTCGTCGCGCTTCTGCTCACCGGGCTCGTACCGGTCCGGGGCATCACCCTCATCCCCGTCACCGGCATCCTCATCGGCGGCGCTCTCACCGTGACCGTACTCAGCGGGCGGCGTGCCCTCGACGAGCTCGCCACGAGGAAGGGCGAGGTGGAAGCGGGGCTCGCGCTCGGGCTCCAGGAACGGGAGGCTCGTCTGGAGGTGGCCCGCGAGGCCGCGTCGGACGCTCTGCTGCCGGGAATGGACCAGACCCGGACGGTCGGGCTCGTCACCCTTCCCGGTGCGTTCGTCGGCATGCTCCTGGGCGGCGCGTCACCCCTGCGGGCGGGCGCCGTACAGCTCTTCGTGCTGGTCGCCCTGCTGCTCGTCCAGGCGGTCGCCGTCGCCGTCACCCTGGAACTCGTGGCAAGGGGGCGGTTGCGGCGGGAGTGGGAGCCACGCAGCCGTGAGACGTGA
- a CDS encoding NAD(P)/FAD-dependent oxidoreductase, whose amino-acid sequence MTQPESAVSEYDVVISGASLAGSAAAILLARRGVRVALLERRSDPEAYKVLCTHSVTANAYPVLDELGLVPALEKAGAVRNDARWYTRWGWIEPRAAPAGPELPHAYNVRRSVLDPLIRSHAARTPGVDLLLGHQVTGLLREAGRTVGVRASTRQGEREIRARLVVGADGKDSAVAKFAGVPARQYENARFGYLAHFRNLPLPGGIGQTWFLEPDMAYAFPNDDGVTVLAVVPDKKHLPAFRADLEGSFLDFIRALPEAPPIDSAERITKIIGMVDYPLHSRKPTAPGVALIGDAALTGDPLWGVGCGWALESAQWLAAAVASAATGRGDLDKSLAAYERRHGRQLRGHQYLAADFAKARPFNPIERLVFSAAARDDSIARHMHLFASRLIGPLRFLNPVILAKSAAVNIKHRGTAVSPTR is encoded by the coding sequence ATGACCCAGCCCGAGAGCGCGGTATCCGAGTACGACGTCGTCATCAGCGGCGCCAGCCTCGCCGGCAGCGCCGCGGCGATCCTGCTGGCCCGACGCGGTGTCCGTGTCGCCCTGCTCGAACGCCGCTCGGACCCCGAGGCGTACAAGGTGCTGTGCACGCACTCCGTCACGGCGAACGCCTACCCGGTGCTGGACGAACTCGGCCTCGTCCCCGCTCTGGAGAAGGCGGGCGCCGTACGCAACGATGCCCGCTGGTACACCCGTTGGGGATGGATCGAGCCGAGGGCCGCACCGGCGGGCCCCGAGCTGCCGCACGCGTACAACGTCCGGCGCAGCGTTCTCGATCCGCTGATCAGGTCCCACGCGGCCCGGACCCCCGGCGTCGATCTGCTCCTCGGTCACCAGGTGACCGGCCTGCTGCGGGAGGCCGGGCGGACCGTGGGGGTGCGCGCGTCGACACGGCAGGGCGAGCGTGAGATACGGGCCCGCCTGGTGGTCGGCGCCGACGGCAAGGACTCCGCCGTGGCGAAGTTCGCCGGGGTGCCCGCCCGGCAGTACGAGAACGCGCGGTTCGGCTATCTCGCGCACTTCCGCAACCTTCCGCTGCCGGGCGGGATCGGCCAGACCTGGTTCCTGGAGCCCGACATGGCGTACGCGTTCCCGAACGACGACGGGGTCACGGTCCTCGCGGTGGTCCCGGACAAGAAGCACCTTCCGGCCTTCCGGGCGGACCTGGAGGGCAGCTTCCTGGACTTCATCCGCGCTCTGCCCGAAGCGCCGCCCATCGACTCGGCCGAACGCATCACGAAGATCATCGGCATGGTCGACTACCCGCTCCACAGCCGCAAACCGACCGCACCGGGCGTCGCGCTCATCGGCGACGCGGCCCTGACCGGCGATCCCCTGTGGGGCGTGGGATGCGGGTGGGCGCTGGAGTCCGCGCAATGGCTGGCAGCGGCGGTCGCCTCGGCCGCGACCGGCCGGGGAGACCTCGACAAGTCGCTCGCGGCGTACGAACGCAGGCACGGACGTCAACTCCGCGGCCACCAGTACCTGGCCGCCGACTTCGCCAAGGCCCGACCCTTCAACCCCATCGAGCGGCTGGTCTTCTCGGCGGCGGCGCGTGACGATTCGATCGCGCGGCACATGCACCTCTTCGCGTCCCGCCTGATCGGCCCCCTGCGCTTCCTGAACCCCGTGATCCTGGCCAAGTCGGCGGCCGTCAACATCAAACACCGAGGGACGGCCGTGTCACCCACACGTTGA
- a CDS encoding AMIN-like domain-containing (lipo)protein has product MRTIRSMATRVAVPLAAAAVVSMLASPAATAATTAAGTPTSAGICYENPCITGIRAATHPDHDRLVFDLTSSVRVSGTSTNTTGEYTPMSGKTEYLDVPGTSYLFITMDPVYTATDLNLATVLNLPTIKGVQLTNYHAARGEFGISLGPSTRYNIFQLTQPNRLVIDVYR; this is encoded by the coding sequence ATGCGCACCATCCGATCCATGGCGACGCGCGTCGCCGTGCCGCTCGCCGCCGCTGCCGTCGTCTCGATGCTCGCGTCGCCGGCGGCCACCGCCGCCACCACGGCTGCCGGCACCCCGACCTCGGCGGGAATCTGCTACGAGAACCCCTGCATCACGGGGATTCGTGCGGCCACCCACCCCGACCACGACCGCCTCGTGTTCGACCTCACGTCGAGTGTCAGGGTCTCCGGCACCTCGACGAACACCACGGGCGAGTACACCCCGATGAGCGGCAAGACCGAGTACCTGGACGTCCCGGGAACCTCGTACCTCTTCATCACGATGGACCCGGTCTACACCGCCACCGATCTGAATCTGGCCACGGTTCTGAACCTGCCCACGATCAAGGGCGTCCAGTTGACGAACTACCACGCGGCCAGGGGCGAGTTCGGAATCTCTCTCGGTCCGAGCACCCGCTACAACATCTTCCAGCTGACCCAGCCGAACCGCCTGGTCATCGACGTCTACCGCTAG
- a CDS encoding serine hydrolase domain-containing protein — protein MRRTRYRRLFAATVLVASVLAPMAATPATPVHAASVERHGEDDCPPGGLGPELTARLDKTIEDVRKQANIPGVVVGLWMPGKGSYVRTTGVANTVTREPMFTDTFVRIGSETKTFTVTALLKLVDEGRIGLDDPISKYVRGVPNGPRITLRHLAEMRSGLFPYTADADFVHDLLSDPQRPFTPQEALAYGFKHKNTFKPGAQFQYSNSNLVLLGLVIEKVSGQRLADFIHRRVLRPAHLRDTFFPNDAEFPEPHARGYTDQTLTGTVADSTDWNPSWAWAAGAMISNLHDLRRWAKIVATGELISPDSQAQRLKTLPTGFPGTSYGLGILNTNGWIGHNGSIPGYETVTVYLPSQKATLVVMINTDSLVGTQEPSTLLARAITAVATPDNVYAGGVTPR, from the coding sequence ATGCGACGTACCCGATATCGCCGTTTGTTCGCCGCGACGGTCCTCGTGGCCTCCGTGCTGGCGCCGATGGCGGCGACCCCCGCCACGCCCGTACACGCCGCGAGCGTCGAGCGGCACGGCGAGGACGACTGCCCGCCTGGCGGTCTCGGGCCCGAGCTGACCGCGCGGCTCGACAAGACGATCGAGGACGTCCGCAAGCAGGCGAACATCCCCGGTGTCGTCGTCGGGCTCTGGATGCCCGGCAAGGGAAGCTACGTCCGCACCACCGGCGTCGCGAACACCGTCACCCGCGAGCCGATGTTCACCGACACCTTCGTCCGGATCGGCAGCGAGACCAAGACGTTCACGGTCACCGCGTTGCTCAAGCTCGTCGACGAGGGCCGGATCGGCCTCGACGACCCGATCTCCAAGTACGTCCGCGGAGTGCCGAACGGCCCCCGGATCACCTTGCGTCACCTCGCGGAGATGCGCAGCGGTCTGTTCCCGTACACGGCGGACGCGGACTTCGTCCACGACCTGCTGAGCGACCCGCAGCGCCCCTTCACACCGCAGGAAGCGCTCGCGTACGGATTCAAGCACAAGAACACCTTCAAGCCCGGCGCGCAGTTCCAGTACTCCAACAGCAACCTGGTCCTCCTCGGCCTGGTGATCGAGAAGGTCAGCGGTCAGCGGCTCGCCGACTTCATCCACAGGCGGGTGCTCCGCCCGGCCCACCTGCGCGACACGTTCTTCCCGAACGACGCCGAGTTCCCCGAGCCGCACGCGCGCGGCTACACCGACCAGACGCTGACCGGCACGGTCGCGGACTCCACGGACTGGAACCCCAGCTGGGCCTGGGCGGCCGGCGCCATGATCTCGAACCTGCACGACCTGCGCCGCTGGGCGAAGATCGTCGCCACCGGCGAGCTGATCAGCCCCGATAGCCAGGCGCAGCGCCTCAAGACGCTGCCGACCGGATTCCCCGGCACCAGCTACGGCCTCGGGATCCTCAACACCAACGGATGGATCGGGCACAACGGCTCCATCCCGGGCTACGAGACCGTGACGGTCTACCTGCCCTCGCAGAAGGCCACCCTGGTCGTCATGATCAACACGGACTCCCTGGTCGGGACCCAGGAGCCGTCCACGCTGCTCGCCCGTGCGATCACCGCGGTCGCCACCCCGGACAACGTCTACGCCGGTGGGGTAACCCCGCGTTAG
- a CDS encoding ATP-binding protein translates to MSIELTLLSTVSYRGEEITAPRLRGLLALLAGELRGGCSTARIVEGLWPDEQPENPVKAVQVLASRTRAKLGSELLVSTPVGYRLALSEDEVDCAALLLHVSAAAEKARNGDHAGALAEAEAGLELWDGPGAQGAGAAMLGDPVAALRDERAAAHRALERARALGLARTGRREEAAPRLGELVREQPRDEELLLELVRCEAATTCTATALTTYDRYRRGLRDELGTDPGPALRALHQELLREETPTVRRGVPHEPNELLGRARDLDAVAELLRSSRVTTVVGPGGLGKTRLAAAVSRAAEQRVVCMVPLAGVADDADVAGEVASALGVADAPRTPAGGPSGELVAGLLAALGPGPALLVLDNCEHVVHGVASLVRALVAASRDLRVLTTSRTPLGLSSESVHPLPELDRATAVELFTQRARAARPDVELPPDAVAALCRRLDGLPLATELAAARVRVLSVAEIDRRLEDRFALLRGGSRDAPQRHRTLHAVVDWSWNLLTTEGRAALRALSVFPGGFTADSACHLLDGGDGSGGRGGEDGRGGDDGGDGTLDALDVLDLLQDLVDQSLLKVTDTPVGTRFHMLETVREFSAARRIEAGEGDAVARRFASWARDFGLAHHDAPFGADAYAAWRSIRSEQDNLTRALRLALDSDGVPDLPTVTAIAAVLGSLWTTEANYVRLTVLAEDTGHLLSHYRPTPPYVEPTRTIAALVTANAYLGSGSGAPRFMAVLRRLPPPSPTGLIGAIATVLNAMPAVLNAETPEGPEGTGSPEGTGGPEGAGGSDRTLLDALRASEEPLLAGVAEGLAGYLWESAHEPERAMESTRRMLAHFEGRRVPWLAVLGLSRMSELCLNTERGAEALGYMERAMRVMDELGDWKDMVGLRWGMVLASLQTGDLDGAEHWLDLAVRHRPEEAVDLLTPDLGARAEIALARGETESGLALWRRATGVLDDVGTPLTVGEPPVESWVRELRAVTVAAHAQHSRLDLVEDLLTALPAGLASLLSGREGGAAPLTPVGFPTCGALLLALGYADLARGRTETGVRLVALADRFRCLRSFQPTMSSARSRRAAEDADPAAYADAVSEYAALKRGELASAALALLDERRE, encoded by the coding sequence ATGAGCATCGAGCTGACCCTTCTGTCGACGGTGTCGTACCGCGGGGAGGAGATCACCGCACCCCGGCTGCGCGGTCTTCTGGCCTTGCTCGCCGGGGAGTTGCGGGGCGGGTGCAGCACCGCTCGGATCGTCGAGGGGCTGTGGCCGGACGAGCAGCCGGAGAATCCGGTGAAGGCCGTGCAGGTCCTGGCCTCGCGGACCCGCGCCAAGCTCGGGAGCGAGCTGCTCGTCTCCACCCCGGTCGGCTATCGGCTGGCGCTGTCCGAGGACGAGGTCGACTGCGCCGCCCTGCTGCTCCATGTCTCGGCCGCGGCCGAGAAGGCCCGCAACGGAGATCACGCCGGGGCGCTCGCCGAGGCCGAGGCCGGGCTCGAACTGTGGGACGGCCCCGGGGCGCAGGGCGCGGGGGCGGCGATGCTCGGCGATCCGGTGGCGGCACTGAGGGACGAACGGGCCGCCGCGCACCGGGCGTTGGAGAGGGCGCGGGCGCTCGGTCTCGCCCGCACGGGGCGCCGCGAGGAGGCCGCGCCCCGGCTCGGCGAGCTGGTACGAGAGCAGCCGAGGGACGAGGAGCTGCTGCTCGAACTCGTCCGGTGCGAGGCGGCCACCACCTGTACGGCCACCGCCCTCACCACGTACGACCGCTACCGGCGCGGGCTGCGCGACGAGCTCGGGACCGACCCCGGCCCGGCACTCCGGGCGCTCCATCAGGAGCTGCTGCGGGAGGAGACGCCGACGGTACGACGTGGGGTGCCGCACGAGCCGAACGAGCTGCTCGGCCGGGCCCGTGACCTCGACGCCGTCGCGGAGCTGCTGCGCTCCTCCCGGGTCACCACCGTCGTCGGGCCCGGTGGCCTCGGCAAGACCCGGCTCGCGGCCGCCGTGTCCCGGGCCGCCGAGCAGCGCGTGGTGTGCATGGTGCCGCTGGCGGGTGTCGCCGACGACGCGGACGTCGCCGGGGAGGTCGCGTCCGCGCTCGGGGTGGCCGACGCGCCCCGCACGCCGGCGGGCGGACCCTCCGGGGAGCTGGTCGCCGGACTCCTGGCCGCTCTCGGGCCGGGTCCCGCGCTGCTCGTGCTCGACAACTGCGAGCACGTCGTGCACGGAGTCGCCTCACTCGTACGGGCGTTGGTCGCGGCAAGCCGCGACCTCCGGGTGCTCACCACGAGCCGTACGCCGCTCGGTCTCTCCTCCGAGTCGGTCCATCCCCTGCCCGAGCTGGACCGGGCCACGGCCGTCGAGCTGTTCACCCAGCGGGCGCGTGCCGCCCGGCCGGACGTCGAACTGCCCCCGGACGCCGTCGCCGCGCTCTGCCGCAGGCTCGACGGACTTCCGCTGGCGACGGAGCTGGCCGCGGCCCGGGTGCGGGTCCTGTCGGTCGCCGAGATCGACCGCCGCCTGGAGGACCGCTTCGCGCTGCTGCGCGGCGGCAGCCGGGACGCACCGCAGCGCCATCGCACGCTGCACGCGGTCGTCGACTGGAGCTGGAACCTCCTGACGACGGAGGGACGGGCCGCCCTGCGGGCCCTGTCGGTCTTTCCCGGGGGCTTCACCGCCGATTCGGCGTGCCATCTCCTGGACGGGGGCGACGGGAGCGGCGGGCGTGGCGGGGAAGACGGGCGCGGCGGTGACGACGGGGGCGACGGCACCCTCGACGCGCTCGACGTTCTGGATCTCCTCCAGGACCTCGTCGACCAGTCGCTGCTCAAGGTCACGGACACCCCGGTCGGTACCCGGTTCCATATGCTGGAGACCGTACGGGAGTTCAGCGCGGCGCGGCGGATCGAGGCGGGCGAGGGCGACGCGGTCGCGCGCCGATTCGCCTCCTGGGCCCGGGACTTCGGACTCGCCCATCACGACGCTCCCTTTGGCGCCGACGCGTACGCGGCCTGGCGGAGCATCCGCTCCGAGCAGGACAACCTCACGCGGGCCCTGCGGCTCGCGCTCGACTCCGACGGCGTTCCCGACCTGCCGACGGTCACCGCCATCGCCGCCGTCCTCGGCAGCCTGTGGACCACGGAGGCCAACTACGTCCGTCTCACCGTCCTCGCCGAGGACACCGGGCACCTCCTGTCGCACTACCGGCCCACGCCGCCGTACGTCGAACCCACCCGTACGATCGCGGCCCTCGTCACGGCCAACGCCTATCTCGGCTCCGGTTCCGGGGCGCCCCGCTTCATGGCCGTACTGCGCAGGCTGCCGCCGCCCTCCCCCACCGGTCTGATCGGCGCCATCGCCACCGTACTGAACGCCATGCCCGCGGTGCTGAACGCGGAGACTCCGGAGGGCCCGGAGGGTACGGGAAGCCCGGAGGGTACGGGAGGCCCGGAGGGCGCGGGAGGCTCGGACCGGACGCTGCTCGACGCGCTCCGGGCGAGCGAGGAGCCGCTGCTGGCCGGGGTCGCCGAGGGGCTGGCCGGATATCTGTGGGAGAGCGCGCACGAGCCGGAGCGGGCCATGGAGTCGACCCGGCGGATGCTGGCGCACTTCGAGGGCAGACGCGTTCCCTGGCTCGCGGTCCTGGGGCTCTCCCGGATGAGCGAGCTCTGCCTGAACACCGAACGCGGCGCCGAGGCGCTCGGGTACATGGAGCGGGCCATGCGTGTCATGGACGAACTGGGCGACTGGAAGGACATGGTGGGCCTGCGCTGGGGCATGGTGCTGGCCTCGCTCCAGACCGGCGACCTCGACGGGGCCGAGCACTGGCTGGACCTGGCCGTACGCCACCGCCCCGAGGAAGCCGTGGATCTGCTCACGCCCGATCTGGGCGCCCGCGCCGAGATCGCCCTCGCGCGCGGTGAGACGGAGTCCGGACTGGCGCTCTGGCGGCGGGCCACCGGCGTCCTCGACGACGTCGGCACACCACTCACGGTCGGCGAACCACCGGTGGAATCCTGGGTGCGGGAGCTCCGGGCGGTCACGGTCGCGGCCCATGCCCAGCACTCCCGTCTCGATCTCGTCGAGGACCTCCTCACCGCGCTCCCGGCAGGCCTCGCTTCACTGCTCTCAGGCCGGGAGGGCGGCGCCGCGCCCCTCACCCCGGTCGGCTTCCCGACCTGCGGAGCGCTGCTCCTCGCCCTGGGGTACGCGGATCTCGCACGCGGCCGCACGGAGACGGGAGTGCGGCTCGTCGCCCTCGCGGACCGGTTCCGCTGTCTGCGCAGCTTCCAGCCGACGATGTCCTCGGCCCGCTCCCGGCGGGCCGCCGAGGACGCCGACCCGGCGGCCTACGCCGACGCGGTGTCGGAGTACGCCGCCCTGAAGCGGGGCGAACTTGCCTCCGCGGCCCTGGCGTTGCTCGACGAGCGGAGGGAGTGA
- a CDS encoding cytochrome P450 gives MTFPQGSERQTAMTTAVHLTPEQVQNTAPGYAELRRRPELPHAVLPGLRTPARLVTRYADVKAALTEPRLVRDRSAVPSGTEESDPQDELMEAASAGLPAEYVKYFSGHLALFDGEEHARRRAPLTRAFTARRIAALREFVEHKADELLGAAERDGGGIDLLGEFAYPLSTHVICELVGVDDKDRGQVCAWIRDFAYSDGSRMGEALVGIVEYCKELIVRRRAEPTEDLISALVEGARESEDPLGDDELVGIVFLLINTGITPPALFLAHGALALLDHPEQAARLHAEPGLLRTAVPELLRYVTLVRIGATLYPTEDFDFAGTALTAGEAVTVALLAADHDPEEYGENAEQLDIAREFGRGDGHLAFGHGAHYCIGAALGRLVTTVVLDRLFVGRDGLRLATAREDLEFGHWPADGFHLVSLPVRL, from the coding sequence ATGACCTTCCCACAGGGCAGCGAAAGGCAGACCGCCATGACCACCGCCGTGCACCTCACCCCCGAGCAGGTCCAGAACACCGCCCCCGGATACGCCGAACTCCGTCGGCGCCCCGAGCTGCCCCACGCGGTCCTGCCCGGCCTCCGGACCCCCGCACGACTCGTCACCCGGTACGCGGACGTCAAGGCCGCCCTCACCGAGCCCCGGTTGGTCCGCGACCGGAGCGCGGTCCCGAGCGGCACCGAAGAGAGCGACCCGCAGGACGAGTTGATGGAGGCCGCCTCCGCCGGACTGCCCGCCGAGTACGTGAAGTACTTCTCCGGCCACCTCGCGCTCTTCGACGGCGAGGAGCACGCCCGCCGCCGCGCCCCGCTCACCCGGGCGTTCACCGCCCGCCGGATCGCCGCCCTGCGGGAGTTCGTCGAGCACAAGGCCGACGAGCTGCTCGGGGCAGCCGAGCGCGACGGCGGCGGCATCGACCTCCTGGGGGAGTTCGCGTACCCCCTCAGCACCCACGTCATCTGCGAGCTCGTCGGAGTCGACGACAAGGACCGGGGCCAGGTCTGCGCGTGGATCCGCGACTTCGCGTACAGCGACGGAAGCCGGATGGGCGAGGCGCTGGTCGGCATCGTCGAGTACTGCAAGGAGCTCATCGTCCGCCGCAGGGCCGAGCCCACCGAGGACCTGATCTCCGCCCTCGTCGAGGGCGCCAGGGAGAGCGAGGACCCGCTCGGCGACGACGAGTTGGTCGGCATCGTCTTCCTGCTCATCAACACCGGCATCACCCCGCCCGCGCTCTTCCTGGCCCACGGCGCGCTCGCCCTGCTCGACCACCCCGAGCAGGCCGCCCGGCTCCACGCCGAGCCCGGTCTGCTCCGTACGGCCGTTCCCGAACTCCTGCGGTACGTCACCCTCGTGCGCATCGGGGCCACGCTGTACCCCACCGAGGACTTCGACTTCGCCGGCACCGCGCTCACGGCCGGCGAGGCCGTGACGGTGGCCCTGCTCGCCGCCGACCACGACCCGGAGGAGTACGGCGAGAACGCCGAACAGCTCGACATCGCCCGGGAGTTCGGCCGGGGCGACGGCCACCTCGCCTTCGGTCACGGCGCTCACTACTGCATCGGTGCGGCGCTCGGCAGGCTCGTCACCACCGTCGTCCTCGACCGGCTGTTCGTCGGCCGGGACGGCCTCCGGCTCGCGACCGCCCGCGAGGACCTGGAGTTCGGGCACTGGCCGGCCGACGGCTTCCACCTGGTGAGCCTGCCCGTACGCCTGTGA